Within Populus trichocarpa isolate Nisqually-1 chromosome 6, P.trichocarpa_v4.1, whole genome shotgun sequence, the genomic segment gtaaaaaaatatagtctTGTAAAGTTGTATTTCTCTTGATTTTCACGTGTTTAtggaaatttaaaggaaaaaaaacacgattCTGAGCTATTAAAAGACAGTCTACACAAAATTTGTATGTAAAGAGATTTTTGCGACAGGGCTGAGATGAAGTGCGGAGACAGCGTGTGTTTTTAtgtgttaaatattaaaaacttggGTTTAAGTtacttgaaaaggaaaaaaaaaaggattcgtgtgttttttttttgacagtGTTTTGTAATAAAGCTCATTAAAATGATAGAAAGAGAGTTGGGTTATTATAGGGAATAATATTCTGTTTCGAGGATAGTAAGGAATGGTTTTTTGAGTAAAGAAatgtagtttatttattttttaataaggcAGATACATTAGTTCTGTTATTGATGTTGCCTTACGCTATACATGAGCTGATACATCATGGTAATGTGTCATCAATTAGGAGTACATTGCTTAAGAAACAAGGAAATGGCATAACTTTATTTCGAGGAACTTGTAGCTTCTGCTTgtgcttttcttgtttttaatttttttttgaggggCGGGGGGCTTTGAATTCAGCATGCTGTGTCTTCATGTGCATGTTTAAGTTAATCAAGTGTATATTTCTATctgagtttttaaaatttggcTGCAGATGTCATTGCATATTGGCAACTTATCGTCTCACATTCGTAGAGATGAACTTGAGCGTGTCTTCCAAAGGTTTGGTCGGTGTAATGTACGAATGAAAGATGGATATGGGTTTGTGGTATATGAATTCCCTCCAAATGCAGAAAAAGCTTTGAGAGCACTACATAAGAGGAACATTTGTGGGAAACCACTAACTCTCTCATGGTCAAATAAACAGCCTAGACCACTTAAAAGATTTGCAAGGACTGATAGATCTTATGAGCCACAGCATCGTGGGAATTCTGACAGAGGAGGAGATcatgttaaaagaaaattggGTTCCAATGATCAGCAAGATTATAGGTTGAGTTTTACTCAAGCAGATAGGAATAGCAGAATACCTAGTTCTGCAGACATGCACCAGGAAGAGATAGTTAACCACCAGGATGACATTGAAGACCACACCAACAAAGAACATCAGGGTTATAGAGAAGATTTTCTAGATGAAAGAGGTAGGGTTGGACCTGACCCAATGGACAATGATAGATGGGGTGAGCAATTCCATAACCCACCAAATGAAGTTGGTGTTGAAAATGGGGTAGAATTTGATAGATATGATCCTTATGAAGGTTTTGATAGGAGAAACAATGATGAAAATCTTCAGAAGGCCTATTCTGGCGGTACTCTTGCTTTACAAAGCTCTCAAGAGAATGCAGGGGGGGATCACGCCAGCGATGCAACTTTAAACCGTCTTAGTGATGTAAAATCCCAGGAAACTTGCTACAAATGTGGAGGCTCTGGTCACAAAATGCGCAATTGTCCCCAGGAAAATGCTTCACAGAGAAATGTCACTAGGTTTGACAGTAGGCACACTGATGACATCCATAGAAGTGGTAGAGGTAAAGGCGATCCAGAAAAAAATGGATCCAGGTCATGGGAAAAGCTCCAGTCAAGTAGAGATGCTATACCAGGAAGGAGACTCAAGAATGATAAAGAATCATCTGGTTCAGGAAGGCATGAAGAAGTGACAAGGAATGGAAGATCTGCTGTATCAAAGGAAACCGATTGGTCCTGTAAAAAGGAGTATGAAAGGAAAAGACAACGTAGGAAGGAAATTGAATCTCCAAAAAGACATGGCACAAAGAAAGGGAGACGATCAACTTCATCTTTTCTGCATTCTGACAACACCACATCTAGATTGCATTCTACATCTCATTCCTCTAAGCAGCTGCAAAGGTCTCACTCCCACTCTAGATCAAAATCACTATCTTCCAGCTTAAGGTCTGGCTCAACATCACTCTATTCTAGATCCCAAAGTTCTAAAACCATGTCAAGATCAATATCTCCTACATCCCTATCCTTGTCCGTGTCACTTGGTCAAGCTTTGCCGTCCTCTTCAAATAAGGCACAGCTGATCATGAAAGGCTCATCAGATAATGCCACAACACCTGAATCCAAGGAGGTTTTTATTGAAGAAGTGCAACCAGTAGAAGGTGAAACTGGCTTGCAGGGTGATAAACATGGATTGAAGACGGTTGCTGTGAATGACAATGCAGTGTCATCGTCCAAAGCAGACACTGAAATGGAAAAATATCAGCCTCTTCAGAAGGATAGTGATGACTGCCTAATGGTGTCCAATTCATTGCACAAAGCAACTAATTCAAGCACACAAATACTGTCAGAGGAAGGCACACTTGCTGCTGGAAATCTCTCTCTGGAGCCTGTGTTAGAGATGGAATGTCAAAATTCTGATACATTTGAAACTGAGCATGTGCAAGTTCCATTGAAGAAATTGGACCCACAAGCTCCTGCCAGCTCATCTTCCTTCCACTCAACAAGCATTTCTGCAGGGGAGTTGAGCAGTGTTCTGAAGCACTATGGCCTTGGTTGTCAAGATGAGAATGAAAAGCCTTTGCCTGCTGAGGCTTACTTTGGTTCTGCTCGCTTGTGGCCGTGGGAGATCATCCACTACAGGAGGTTGAAGAAGGGCCTTATCTCCATTGAGAACTATGCTAGGCGGGTTGATCAGAATAGGGAATTCGGTATTGTTGACAAATATATTAGAAGCAGTAGTGGTTGGGGAGAATTACATCAAGAGAACCTGTGAAAGGTTTTGTTTGTCAAAATGTGGATTTATTTTTGCCTTCTTAGAACCTCAGCATTTTGGACACATCGTGAATCTAGCCCTGCTCTTGTTTTGAGCAGAAGAGTTGAACAGGTAAATATGCAGaatgaaaattatattgaaCTTTCAGCATTTATAATATGATTGTATTTTGAAGGTTGACTTTGAGCTGCAATGTTAGGCTGTGGTAGTtcagaaatgaaaattaattttgttttttttttcctgattcaATGAGCTTCTTTTGGTGTCCATGTTAAATTCGTGGATTTATTCTTCAGACTTGTTCTAGCCTGAGATGAGATTCGATCCTGTCAATATAGGTTTTGCTGTGACATTGTAGTTGCAAAGATTACACCCTCATGACATGCAATGTTCATTGAAGAGATGTAGCAACTTAAGCCTTGATTCAGTATGTAAAATTGAATGG encodes:
- the LOC7485298 gene encoding uncharacterized protein LOC7485298; this encodes MSLHIGNLSSHIRRDELERVFQRFGRCNVRMKDGYGFVVYEFPPNAEKALRALHKRNICGKPLTLSWSNKQPRPLKRFARTDRSYEPQHRGNSDRGGDHVKRKLGSNDQQDYRLSFTQADRNSRIPSSADMHQEEIVNHQDDIEDHTNKEHQGYREDFLDERGRVGPDPMDNDRWGEQFHNPPNEVGVENGVEFDRYDPYEGFDRRNNDENLQKAYSGGTLALQSSQENAGGDHASDATLNRLSDVKSQETCYKCGGSGHKMRNCPQENASQRNVTRFDSRHTDDIHRSGRGKGDPEKNGSRSWEKLQSSRDAIPGRRLKNDKESSGSGRHEEVTRNGRSAVSKETDWSCKKEYERKRQRRKEIESPKRHGTKKGRRSTSSFLHSDNTTSRLHSTSHSSKQLQRSHSHSRSKSLSSSLRSGSTSLYSRSQSSKTMSRSISPTSLSLSVSLGQALPSSSNKAQLIMKGSSDNATTPESKEVFIEEVQPVEGETGLQGDKHGLKTVAVNDNAVSSSKADTEMEKYQPLQKDSDDCLMVSNSLHKATNSSTQILSEEGTLAAGNLSLEPVLEMECQNSDTFETEHVQVPLKKLDPQAPASSSSFHSTSISAGELSSVLKHYGLGCQDENEKPLPAEAYFGSARLWPWEIIHYRRLKKGLISIENYARRVDQNREFGIVDKYIRSSSGWGELHQENL